The Pseudarthrobacter sulfonivorans genome includes a window with the following:
- a CDS encoding response regulator yields the protein MPEDFRVLIVDDDFHVAKLHATYVDSVAGFLALAPVGSASLALQAIHSLRPDLVLLDVYLPDASGLDLLQQLDVDTMILSAASDAESLRKAFRRGALGYLLKPFTAESLSQQLRSYARYRRLLGQPGALDQGSVERAKRALIPGDVTPAAKPRSATEAAVLESLVAGEQYSAVEVATRVGVSRATAQRYLSSLADDGAVDIQLRYGTTGRPEHRYSLPAS from the coding sequence ATGCCTGAGGACTTCAGGGTGCTGATTGTGGACGACGATTTCCACGTGGCCAAGCTGCACGCAACGTATGTGGATTCGGTGGCGGGATTCCTGGCGCTGGCGCCGGTGGGGTCGGCATCCCTGGCGCTGCAGGCGATCCACAGCCTCCGCCCGGACCTGGTGCTGCTGGATGTCTACCTGCCGGACGCCTCAGGTCTCGACCTGCTGCAGCAGCTGGACGTGGACACCATGATCCTCAGTGCCGCATCGGACGCCGAGTCGCTGCGGAAGGCGTTCCGCCGCGGCGCCCTCGGGTACCTGTTGAAGCCCTTTACCGCCGAGTCGCTCTCGCAGCAGCTACGTTCGTATGCCCGGTACCGCAGGCTGCTGGGCCAGCCCGGGGCCCTGGACCAGGGCTCCGTGGAGCGGGCCAAACGGGCATTGATCCCCGGGGACGTGACGCCGGCGGCGAAACCCCGCTCCGCCACCGAGGCCGCGGTGTTGGAATCGCTGGTTGCCGGCGAACAGTATTCGGCGGTGGAAGTGGCCACCCGCGTGGGGGTTTCGCGGGCCACGGCGCAAAGGTACCTGTCCTCGCTGGCCGACGACGGCGCCGTCGACATCCAACTGCGCTACGGAACCACCGGACGCCCGGAACACCGCTACAGCCTCCCGGCCAGTTAA
- a CDS encoding GNAT family N-acetyltransferase has translation MQSQITIRPAVEADFQAIARITVDSYLAAGYFDSADHPYMQQIQDVAARAAKATIWVAERDRQVVGSVTLALAGEPFADIALPDELEFRMLVVDPAVQRSGAGKAMVEAIIEHAKSLEGITGVALTTGGTWESAHGLYRKTGFKRVPERDWLIPGTDIKLLVYRLDVQPT, from the coding sequence GTGCAATCGCAAATAACCATCCGACCGGCCGTTGAGGCAGACTTCCAGGCCATCGCCAGGATCACCGTGGACTCGTACCTGGCAGCAGGGTATTTCGACAGCGCGGACCATCCCTATATGCAGCAGATCCAGGATGTTGCCGCACGTGCGGCGAAGGCCACGATCTGGGTTGCCGAGCGGGACCGGCAGGTGGTGGGTTCCGTGACGCTGGCACTGGCAGGTGAACCGTTCGCCGACATCGCCCTGCCGGATGAGCTGGAGTTCCGGATGCTGGTGGTGGATCCGGCGGTGCAGCGCAGCGGCGCAGGCAAGGCCATGGTGGAAGCCATCATTGAGCATGCGAAATCGCTGGAGGGGATCACCGGCGTGGCCCTCACCACCGGCGGGACCTGGGAGAGCGCCCATGGCCTCTACCGGAAGACCGGCTTCAAACGCGTCCCCGAGCGTGACTGGCTGATTCCGGGCACCGACATAAAGCTGCTGGTTTACCGGCTTGACGTCCAGCCAACCTAA
- a CDS encoding inositol monophosphatase family protein — protein sequence MSHADLNTELLAVARQAAAAGAAVLASRDGETLDVSNKGDAGDWVTAFDVAAENAVRDAIVAARPQDTITGEEHGTTRPAAPTGYRWSIDPLDGTTNFIRNIVYYATSVAVADADGVWLAGVVNAPALGRVYYAARGQGAWLEEGGRVTQLQGPAPDRAGQILATGFSYDPAIRAEQAALLGSLMDGFADVRRLGSAALDLCMVADGTHDAYGERGLNEHDFSAGALIAEEAGCWVRRPRLASPLDGGPADEDRLAAWTCAGTLALSGKFPL from the coding sequence ATGAGCCACGCGGACCTCAACACCGAACTGCTTGCGGTGGCCCGGCAAGCAGCCGCCGCCGGCGCCGCCGTGCTGGCTTCCCGCGATGGCGAGACCCTGGACGTCAGCAACAAAGGCGACGCCGGCGACTGGGTTACGGCCTTTGATGTCGCCGCGGAGAATGCCGTCCGGGATGCCATCGTGGCCGCCCGGCCACAGGACACCATCACGGGGGAGGAGCATGGGACCACCCGGCCCGCTGCCCCCACCGGTTATCGCTGGTCCATCGACCCGCTGGACGGTACCACCAACTTCATCCGGAACATCGTCTACTACGCCACCTCCGTGGCAGTGGCGGATGCCGACGGCGTCTGGCTGGCCGGCGTCGTCAACGCCCCTGCGCTGGGCCGCGTCTACTACGCTGCCCGCGGCCAGGGTGCGTGGCTGGAAGAGGGCGGCCGGGTGACCCAGCTCCAGGGTCCGGCGCCGGACCGCGCCGGGCAGATCCTCGCCACCGGCTTCAGTTACGACCCCGCCATCCGCGCCGAGCAGGCTGCACTGCTGGGCAGTCTCATGGATGGATTCGCCGACGTCCGGCGGCTGGGCTCCGCGGCGCTGGACCTCTGCATGGTGGCTGACGGGACCCACGACGCCTACGGTGAACGCGGGCTCAACGAACATGACTTCTCCGCCGGTGCGTTGATTGCCGAGGAAGCCGGTTGCTGGGTCCGGCGTCCCCGGCTGGCCAGTCCGCTGGACGGCGGACCCGCCGACGAGGACAGGCTGGCCGCCTGGACCTGCGCCGGGACCTTGGCGCTGTCCGGCAAGTTTCCGCTGTGA
- a CDS encoding FtsK/SpoIIIE domain-containing protein has protein sequence MRIRLTLRRDPAETKDLAVTVDGLATVADIATQLWVADPDRKGSPAPENLSLRIDEAFVGGGMRGSVLTRTDNLLESGLRPGSVVSLTEVSELFNAPGANRGPAAATLRILSGPDVGQEFSLPSGTSYIGRDRDVDIRLTDPLTSKRHARITVGESVEIVDTNSANGLLMDGLPVTRATLNSSDTVTLGETTVTVVPLGRNLAAAPTSPLVDFNRSPRVVPRFEAPKRVPPAGPKRPDHQPFPYIMLMAPLLMGGIMFAVTRNILSVVFMMMMPLFIVGHYVDHKMQTRRQQKEQLKQFRESMAAFRQDITELQHVERAVRLQESPSVSDTVDSIYKLGPLLWTHRPEHTGFLGLRFGLGTSTSRILFEEPHSNDTEAEFMREIQDCLKQFRDIEGVPVVSQLRTAGSFGVAGARGLVDDVARGMVLQFVGLHSPAEAVVTAITSAQSRQRWDWLQWLPHVGSGHSPLNGDHLAAGSASGSSLVARLEDLLDAREAMAKRSTPEHRGSVDPAKDEIPVPVLPAVLVIVEDDAPVDRGRLTRLAERGPDSGVHVMWVATDIQALPAACRDFMVVDGENGTTTGQVRLGRHTYPVSCESLDADLAAQLARMLAPVVDVGKPVSDDSDLPRAVSYATLIGKDFLDNPQAVAERWVENNSVHASAVPNRKDNGTLRALVGSKGIEPLYLDLKNEGPHALVGGTTGAGKSEFLQSWVMGMAAAYSPDRVSFLFVDYKGGAAFADCLSLPHTVGLVTDLSQHLVRRALTSLRAELHYREHLLNRKKAKDLLGLQREADPEAPPYLIIVVDEFAALATEVPEFVDGVVDVAARGRSLGLHLILATQRPAGVIKDSLRANTNLRVALRMADEDDATDILGVPDAAYFDPSIPGRGAAKTGPGRIQGFQTGYAGGWTTEKPQRPQIDIVEMAFGSGPSWEAPAPEKPVKEAPAGPNDIARMTTNIVRAAESLAIRPPRKPWLDELAKTYDFSKLPNPRTDERLLLGVADDPARQEQPTVFYEPDQDGNMAIYGTGGSGKSAALRGIAIAAAVTPRGGPVHIYGIDCGSSGLKMLEELPHVGEIINGDDVERVGRLLRLLRDIADERSARFAEVRASTIVEYRTLANRPDEKRIFVLLDGISAFRETYEFSRLSALWDVFLQLATDGRPLGIHLVVTGDRPNAVPATLLASIQRRLVLRLTSEDDYMSMDVAKDVLTSSSPPGRGMLGGYEVQLAVLGGNSNLALQAREVHKLSQAMLRQGLESAPKIQRLPEQVDLDVLPSGSPDLPVIGVDDETLQPAEIMAQGPLLLAGPPGAGRTVALVTLAYALRRSNPDTELVYIGSRRSAVASLPLWNRSVVGADDLAEIIEDLTEHSSGNPGKLAIFIEGLTDFTDTVVESRVSQLVTASIKADQWVIGESETSTWSSAWSLSQPFKSGRRGLLINPGDIEGDSLLNTSLGRVSPEFIPGRGYIVGRGKARKLQIALPPENRG, from the coding sequence ATGAGGATCCGGCTGACACTCCGCCGGGACCCGGCGGAAACCAAGGACCTGGCCGTCACCGTCGACGGCCTGGCCACGGTGGCGGATATTGCCACGCAGCTTTGGGTCGCGGACCCCGACCGCAAGGGATCGCCGGCACCGGAAAACCTATCGCTGCGCATCGACGAGGCCTTTGTGGGCGGCGGCATGCGCGGCAGCGTCCTGACCCGCACGGACAACCTCCTGGAATCGGGCCTGCGGCCGGGATCCGTGGTGTCCCTGACCGAGGTCAGCGAACTCTTCAACGCACCCGGCGCCAACCGCGGACCCGCCGCAGCCACCCTGCGGATCCTTTCCGGGCCCGACGTCGGCCAGGAATTTTCGCTGCCTTCCGGCACCAGCTACATCGGCCGGGACCGGGACGTGGACATCCGGCTCACGGACCCCCTGACCTCCAAACGCCACGCCCGCATCACCGTGGGCGAGAGCGTGGAGATCGTGGATACGAACTCCGCCAACGGCCTCCTGATGGACGGCCTGCCGGTCACCCGGGCCACCCTGAACTCCTCGGACACGGTGACGCTGGGGGAGACCACCGTGACCGTGGTGCCGCTGGGCCGCAACCTGGCGGCAGCCCCGACGTCGCCCCTTGTCGATTTCAACCGCTCCCCGCGGGTGGTTCCCCGCTTTGAGGCGCCCAAGCGCGTGCCACCGGCCGGACCCAAGCGTCCGGACCACCAGCCGTTCCCGTACATCATGCTGATGGCGCCGCTGCTGATGGGCGGCATCATGTTCGCGGTCACGCGGAACATCCTCTCGGTGGTGTTCATGATGATGATGCCGCTGTTCATTGTGGGTCACTACGTGGACCACAAGATGCAGACCAGGCGCCAGCAGAAGGAACAGCTCAAACAGTTCCGGGAGTCCATGGCTGCGTTCCGGCAGGACATCACCGAACTGCAGCACGTGGAACGCGCGGTCCGCCTGCAGGAATCACCATCGGTCAGCGACACCGTGGATTCCATCTACAAACTCGGTCCGCTGCTGTGGACCCACCGCCCCGAGCACACCGGTTTCCTGGGCCTGCGGTTCGGGCTCGGCACCAGTACATCTCGCATCCTGTTCGAGGAACCCCACAGCAACGACACCGAAGCTGAATTCATGCGCGAGATCCAGGACTGCCTGAAGCAGTTCAGGGACATCGAGGGTGTCCCGGTGGTCTCCCAGCTGCGCACGGCCGGGTCCTTCGGCGTGGCCGGAGCCCGGGGCCTGGTTGACGACGTTGCCCGCGGCATGGTCCTGCAGTTCGTGGGCCTGCACTCGCCGGCCGAGGCCGTGGTGACGGCCATAACGTCGGCGCAATCCCGGCAGCGCTGGGACTGGCTGCAGTGGCTGCCCCACGTGGGCTCCGGCCACAGCCCCCTCAACGGCGACCACCTGGCCGCCGGTTCAGCCAGCGGCTCCTCCCTCGTGGCCAGGCTCGAGGACCTGCTCGACGCACGCGAAGCCATGGCCAAGCGCTCCACCCCCGAACACCGGGGATCCGTGGACCCTGCCAAGGACGAGATCCCGGTCCCGGTGCTGCCGGCGGTCCTGGTCATCGTCGAGGACGACGCTCCGGTGGACCGGGGCAGGCTGACCCGCCTCGCCGAGCGCGGACCGGACTCCGGCGTCCACGTGATGTGGGTGGCCACCGACATCCAGGCACTCCCGGCCGCATGCCGGGACTTTATGGTGGTTGACGGCGAAAACGGCACCACCACCGGGCAGGTGCGGCTGGGACGGCACACGTATCCCGTGAGCTGCGAAAGCCTTGACGCCGACCTGGCCGCGCAGCTGGCCCGGATGCTGGCGCCCGTGGTGGACGTTGGCAAGCCGGTCAGCGACGACTCCGACCTGCCGCGTGCGGTATCCTACGCCACCCTGATCGGCAAGGACTTCCTGGACAACCCGCAGGCCGTGGCGGAGCGCTGGGTGGAGAACAATTCAGTCCATGCCTCCGCGGTTCCCAACCGGAAGGACAACGGTACCCTCCGGGCCCTGGTGGGTTCCAAGGGCATCGAGCCGCTCTACCTGGACCTGAAGAACGAAGGCCCGCACGCGCTGGTGGGCGGCACCACCGGCGCCGGCAAATCGGAGTTCCTGCAGTCCTGGGTCATGGGCATGGCTGCCGCCTACAGCCCGGACCGCGTGAGCTTCCTGTTTGTGGATTACAAGGGTGGGGCGGCGTTCGCCGATTGCCTCAGCCTGCCCCACACCGTGGGCCTGGTCACCGACCTCTCCCAGCACCTTGTCCGCCGTGCCCTGACCTCCCTCCGTGCGGAGCTGCACTACCGCGAACACCTGCTGAACCGCAAGAAGGCCAAGGACCTGCTCGGGCTCCAGCGCGAAGCCGACCCGGAGGCGCCGCCGTACCTGATCATCGTTGTGGACGAATTCGCGGCGCTGGCCACCGAGGTCCCCGAATTTGTGGACGGTGTGGTGGATGTTGCCGCCCGTGGCCGGTCCCTGGGCCTGCACCTGATCCTCGCCACGCAGCGTCCCGCCGGCGTCATCAAGGACAGCCTGCGCGCCAACACCAACCTCCGGGTCGCCCTGCGCATGGCGGATGAGGATGACGCCACCGACATCCTCGGCGTGCCTGATGCGGCCTACTTCGACCCGTCCATCCCGGGCCGCGGCGCCGCCAAGACCGGGCCCGGCCGTATCCAGGGGTTCCAGACCGGCTATGCCGGCGGCTGGACCACGGAGAAGCCCCAGCGTCCGCAGATCGACATCGTGGAAATGGCCTTCGGGTCAGGGCCCAGCTGGGAGGCGCCCGCCCCCGAGAAGCCCGTCAAGGAAGCTCCGGCCGGCCCCAACGACATCGCCAGGATGACCACCAATATCGTCAGGGCCGCGGAATCCCTGGCCATCCGGCCGCCGCGCAAACCGTGGCTGGACGAGCTGGCCAAGACGTACGACTTTTCCAAGCTCCCGAACCCCCGGACGGACGAACGGCTGCTGCTGGGTGTGGCGGATGATCCCGCCCGCCAGGAACAGCCCACGGTGTTCTACGAGCCGGACCAGGACGGCAACATGGCCATCTACGGCACAGGCGGCTCCGGAAAATCCGCTGCCCTGCGCGGCATTGCGATTGCCGCCGCCGTCACGCCCCGGGGCGGGCCCGTGCACATCTACGGGATCGATTGCGGTTCCTCCGGGCTGAAGATGCTCGAAGAGCTGCCGCACGTCGGCGAGATCATCAACGGTGACGACGTCGAACGCGTCGGCCGGCTGCTCCGCCTGCTCCGGGACATCGCCGACGAAAGGTCCGCCCGGTTCGCCGAGGTCAGAGCCTCCACCATCGTGGAATACCGGACCCTGGCCAACCGCCCGGACGAGAAGCGGATCTTCGTGCTGCTGGACGGCATATCGGCGTTCCGCGAAACGTACGAATTCAGCCGCCTGTCCGCACTCTGGGACGTCTTCCTGCAGCTGGCCACCGACGGCCGTCCCCTGGGGATCCACTTGGTGGTCACCGGTGACCGGCCGAACGCCGTACCGGCGACATTGCTGGCTTCCATCCAGCGCCGGCTGGTGCTGCGGCTGACGTCCGAGGACGACTACATGTCCATGGACGTCGCCAAGGACGTCCTCACCAGCTCCTCGCCGCCGGGGCGCGGCATGCTGGGCGGCTACGAGGTCCAGCTGGCCGTCCTGGGCGGCAACTCCAACCTGGCGCTGCAGGCCCGTGAAGTCCACAAGCTCAGCCAGGCGATGCTGCGCCAGGGGCTGGAATCGGCACCAAAAATCCAGCGGCTTCCGGAACAGGTGGACCTGGATGTGCTGCCTTCCGGCAGCCCGGACCTGCCCGTCATCGGCGTCGACGACGAAACCCTGCAGCCGGCCGAGATCATGGCCCAGGGACCGCTGCTTCTGGCGGGTCCGCCAGGGGCGGGCAGGACGGTGGCGCTGGTGACCCTGGCCTACGCGCTGCGCCGGTCCAACCCGGACACGGAGCTGGTGTACATCGGCTCCCGCCGGTCCGCGGTGGCGTCGCTGCCGCTCTGGAACCGGTCCGTGGTGGGTGCCGATGACCTGGCCGAGATCATCGAGGACCTCACGGAGCACTCTTCCGGGAACCCCGGGAAGCTGGCGATCTTCATCGAGGGCCTGACCGACTTCACGGATACCGTGGTGGAATCGCGCGTTTCGCAGCTCGTGACGGCGTCCATCAAGGCCGATCAGTGGGTCATCGGGGAATCGGAAACATCAACCTGGTCCTCCGCCTGGTCGCTGTCGCAGCCCTTCAAATCCGGACGCCGGGGCCTGCTCATCAACCCGGGCGACATCGAAGGGGACAGCCTGCTCAACACGTCGCTGGGCCGGGTCAGCCCGGAGTTCATACCGGGCCGCGGCTACATCGTGGGCCGCGGCAAAGCACGGAAACTGCAGATTGCGCTGCCGCCGGAAAACAGGGGCTGA
- the ligA gene encoding NAD-dependent DNA ligase LigA: MSTAPVPAEETANSTEELTEPDAVPAGSVREEYENLTDLVRKYRFAYYQEDEPLVSDAEFDELFRRLEEIEALHPELVANDSPTQEVGGEVSAAFAAVEHLQRMYSLEDVFSLEELEAWITKAEAGVSKLGDTAQLAWLTELKIDGLAVNLLYRDGKLVRAATRGDGTTGEDITHNVLTIKEIPTELTGTGFPPEVEIRGEVFIPSKAFAEFNEALIEAGKAPLANPRNAAAGSIRQKDPAETAKRPLRMFVHGIGAREGLETLSQSQTYAVLEQWGLPVSPYFEVLRGLPEILAFIQRYGEQRHNLMHEIDGIVVKVDDLATQRALGYTSRVPRWAVAYKYPPEEVHTRLLDIRVQVGRTGRVTPFGVLEPVKVAGSTVARATLHNQDVVKAKGVLIGDVVVLRKAGDVIPEIVGPVMALRKGREGELREFVMPTVCPSCGTELAPSKEGDIDIRCPNSRSCPIQLTERVAHLAGRGAFDIEALGGEAAVALTDPAEPRPGPLVSESELFSLTAADLEHVRILREKRSKGVGTGVFELVPYFWTKATAKTPSKPTATTNKLFDELTKAKTQPLWRVLVALSIRHVGPRASRALATAFGTMDGIRNASEEDLAHVDGVGPTIAAALKEWFAEDWHVEIIDRWAAAGVRMEDERDESMPRTLEGLTIVVTGSLPNFSRDEAKEAILLRGGKAAGSVSKNTSYVVAGESAGTKLDKAEQLGIPVLDEDGFRELLANGPASAAEATPTPTPTESEEAAE; the protein is encoded by the coding sequence GTGAGCACAGCACCGGTCCCCGCAGAGGAAACAGCAAACAGCACTGAGGAACTAACCGAGCCGGACGCCGTCCCCGCTGGGTCAGTGCGCGAAGAATATGAGAATCTGACGGACCTGGTCAGGAAGTACCGGTTTGCGTATTACCAGGAGGACGAACCCCTGGTCTCTGACGCGGAATTCGACGAACTGTTCCGGCGCCTGGAGGAGATCGAGGCCCTGCATCCGGAGCTGGTAGCCAATGATTCGCCTACGCAGGAGGTTGGCGGGGAAGTCTCAGCCGCGTTCGCCGCCGTCGAACATCTGCAGCGGATGTATAGCCTCGAGGACGTCTTTTCCCTGGAGGAGCTGGAGGCCTGGATCACCAAAGCCGAGGCCGGCGTCAGCAAGCTGGGGGACACGGCTCAGCTCGCGTGGCTCACGGAACTGAAGATTGACGGCCTCGCGGTCAACCTGTTGTACCGCGACGGGAAACTGGTCCGGGCGGCCACCAGGGGTGACGGAACCACGGGTGAAGACATCACCCACAACGTCCTGACGATCAAGGAAATCCCGACGGAACTGACGGGCACCGGCTTTCCCCCGGAGGTGGAAATCCGTGGCGAGGTCTTTATCCCTTCCAAGGCTTTTGCGGAATTCAATGAGGCACTGATCGAAGCCGGCAAGGCGCCGCTGGCCAACCCCCGGAATGCCGCCGCCGGTTCGATCAGGCAAAAGGATCCGGCGGAAACCGCCAAGCGTCCGTTGCGGATGTTTGTCCATGGCATTGGTGCGCGCGAAGGGCTGGAAACCCTGAGCCAGTCCCAGACCTACGCCGTGCTGGAACAATGGGGCCTTCCCGTCAGCCCCTACTTCGAGGTTCTCAGGGGCCTGCCGGAGATCCTTGCCTTCATCCAGCGCTATGGAGAACAACGGCACAACCTCATGCATGAAATCGACGGCATTGTGGTCAAGGTTGACGATCTCGCCACCCAGCGTGCCCTCGGCTACACCTCACGCGTTCCCCGCTGGGCCGTCGCCTACAAGTACCCGCCGGAAGAGGTCCACACCCGGCTGCTGGACATCCGTGTCCAGGTGGGCCGTACCGGCCGCGTGACCCCGTTCGGGGTGCTGGAGCCAGTGAAGGTGGCCGGCTCCACCGTGGCCCGTGCCACGCTGCACAACCAGGACGTGGTCAAGGCCAAGGGCGTGCTGATCGGCGACGTCGTGGTGCTGCGCAAGGCCGGAGACGTCATCCCGGAGATCGTTGGCCCCGTGATGGCGCTGCGCAAAGGCCGTGAGGGCGAACTGCGCGAGTTCGTGATGCCCACCGTATGCCCCTCCTGTGGTACGGAGCTCGCCCCCTCGAAGGAGGGAGACATCGACATCCGCTGTCCCAATTCCAGATCCTGTCCCATCCAGCTGACGGAGCGCGTGGCGCACCTGGCCGGCCGCGGTGCCTTCGACATCGAGGCCCTCGGCGGGGAAGCTGCCGTGGCACTTACCGATCCGGCCGAGCCCAGGCCAGGCCCGCTGGTGAGCGAATCGGAGCTCTTCTCCCTAACCGCGGCGGACCTGGAGCACGTGCGGATCCTGCGCGAGAAGCGTTCCAAGGGCGTGGGCACCGGCGTCTTCGAGCTGGTCCCGTACTTCTGGACAAAGGCAACGGCCAAAACACCGTCCAAGCCCACTGCAACCACGAACAAGCTCTTCGACGAACTGACCAAAGCCAAGACGCAGCCGCTGTGGCGGGTGCTCGTTGCCCTGTCCATCCGGCACGTTGGTCCCCGCGCCTCACGCGCCCTGGCCACCGCGTTCGGCACCATGGACGGCATCCGGAACGCCTCCGAGGAAGACCTGGCCCATGTGGACGGCGTCGGCCCAACCATCGCGGCCGCACTGAAGGAGTGGTTCGCCGAGGACTGGCATGTGGAAATCATTGACCGCTGGGCTGCGGCCGGGGTCCGCATGGAGGACGAGCGCGACGAATCCATGCCGCGGACCCTGGAAGGGTTGACCATTGTGGTTACTGGCTCCCTGCCGAACTTCAGCCGGGACGAGGCCAAGGAAGCCATCCTTCTGCGCGGTGGCAAAGCTGCCGGCTCGGTCTCCAAAAACACCAGCTACGTCGTCGCCGGCGAAAGCGCAGGCACCAAACTGGACAAAGCCGAACAGCTCGGAATTCCCGTCCTGGACGAAGACGGCTTCCGGGAGCTCCTTGCGAACGGCCCGGCCTCCGCTGCCGAAGCCACGCCCACACCAACGCCCACAGAATCAGAAGAGGCAGCCGAATGA
- a CDS encoding sensor histidine kinase, whose protein sequence is MPRPPRTPPLRFSTQTLLLQLGVVLLVVLLSAAVHAWLTYDRVGREAENQALTLARAVAADPSVQADVLAISAGAGTPPPAVLRAGPLMAAAEAIRTRTGALFVVITDETGLRLAHPDPDRLGEKVSTDPSEALAGQEVTTRNTGTLGPSAGAKVPVYAPGTGTVVGEVSVGYSMESVGQSVARDIGPVGLTAAGALLAGVLASFLLRRRLQRLTLGLEPEEISTLVHDQVAVLQGVDDGVIGVSADGRISVFNAAAQRLLEQPDLSGMPWAGAPVPEQLRALTRPDAAEADAIELVAGGSVLVASARKALHRSEDLGWVVMLRDRTELQQLTRQLDAVGTMSTALRAQRHEFANQLHTIAGLMSIGQHQQAREYLAGLAATGPLKFPVDQAELLQDPYLQAFVGAKGVEADERGVTLRIGPETLVRGQVTEPQDVTTVLGNLIDNAVNAAVAGSAPDRWVELEVLDEPHDDGGTLHIVVADSGDGLAAGTDAEAVFAEGFTTAAGPVVPAPAAAGGRSGGRSGGQGLGLALARKLARRRGGDVRLLEPGTPGGPGAVFMASLPRTTAGTTAGTPAGTQGLAGKDNDA, encoded by the coding sequence ATGCCGCGTCCGCCACGCACCCCGCCCCTGCGGTTCTCCACGCAGACCCTCCTCCTTCAGCTGGGCGTGGTCCTGCTGGTGGTGCTGCTCAGCGCCGCTGTCCACGCCTGGCTGACCTACGACCGGGTGGGCCGCGAGGCGGAAAACCAGGCCCTGACGCTGGCCCGCGCCGTCGCCGCGGATCCTTCCGTGCAGGCTGACGTGCTAGCCATCAGCGCGGGCGCGGGCACTCCCCCGCCCGCCGTGCTCCGCGCCGGGCCGCTGATGGCAGCCGCCGAGGCGATCCGGACCCGTACCGGGGCACTGTTTGTGGTGATCACCGACGAAACCGGCCTGCGCCTGGCGCACCCGGACCCGGACCGGCTGGGCGAGAAGGTCAGCACCGATCCGTCCGAGGCCCTCGCCGGCCAGGAGGTCACTACCAGGAACACCGGGACACTGGGCCCGTCTGCCGGCGCCAAGGTTCCTGTTTACGCGCCCGGCACTGGCACGGTTGTGGGCGAGGTCAGCGTTGGGTACTCCATGGAGAGCGTGGGCCAAAGCGTTGCGCGCGACATCGGCCCGGTGGGGCTGACCGCCGCAGGTGCGCTGTTGGCGGGCGTGCTGGCCTCGTTCCTACTGCGGCGCCGGCTCCAGCGCCTGACGCTGGGCCTGGAGCCTGAGGAAATCAGCACGCTGGTGCACGACCAGGTGGCCGTTTTGCAGGGCGTGGACGACGGCGTCATCGGCGTTTCGGCCGACGGCAGGATCAGCGTGTTCAACGCAGCGGCGCAGCGCCTTCTGGAGCAGCCGGACCTTTCCGGGATGCCGTGGGCCGGCGCTCCTGTGCCCGAGCAGCTCAGGGCGTTGACCCGGCCGGACGCTGCGGAGGCGGACGCCATCGAGCTGGTAGCCGGCGGCAGTGTCCTGGTGGCCAGCGCGCGCAAGGCCCTGCATCGAAGCGAGGACCTGGGCTGGGTGGTGATGCTCCGGGACCGCACCGAACTCCAGCAGCTCACCCGGCAGCTCGACGCCGTGGGCACCATGTCCACGGCCCTGCGCGCCCAGCGCCACGAGTTCGCCAACCAGCTGCACACCATCGCCGGCCTCATGAGCATCGGGCAGCACCAACAGGCCCGCGAGTACCTGGCCGGGCTGGCCGCCACGGGGCCGCTGAAGTTCCCGGTGGACCAGGCGGAACTTTTGCAGGACCCCTACCTGCAGGCCTTTGTGGGCGCCAAGGGCGTGGAGGCCGACGAGCGCGGCGTGACGCTGCGGATCGGCCCCGAAACCCTGGTCCGCGGCCAGGTCACCGAGCCGCAGGACGTGACCACCGTACTGGGCAACCTGATCGACAACGCGGTGAACGCCGCCGTCGCGGGCTCCGCCCCGGACCGCTGGGTGGAGCTGGAGGTGCTGGATGAACCGCACGACGACGGCGGGACGCTGCACATCGTCGTCGCCGATTCCGGCGACGGGCTGGCCGCCGGAACGGACGCGGAAGCGGTCTTCGCCGAGGGATTTACGACGGCGGCTGGCCCAGTAGTGCCGGCTCCGGCGGCTGCCGGTGGACGGAGTGGCGGACGGAGTGGCGGGCAGGGGCTGGGCCTGGCCCTGGCCCGGAAGCTGGCCCGGCGCCGCGGCGGGGACGTCCGCTTGCTGGAGCCGGGGACACCGGGCGGACCCGGTGCCGTGTTTATGGCTTCCCTGCCACGCACAACGGCCGGGACCACCGCCGGGACACCTGCGGGGACCCAGGGTTTAGCTGGAAAGGACAATGATGCCTGA
- a CDS encoding RidA family protein gives MRKTFGTGSVWEQTLGYSRAVQVDNTLYISATAASGEDGIVGEDFYTQTQYILQKLGVVLADAGFSFEDVVQSKLYLTDISKWEEAGRAHGEVFGEIRPTLALVHVLPFLDPKMLVEIELVAQKSAS, from the coding sequence ATGCGCAAAACATTCGGCACCGGCTCCGTCTGGGAGCAGACCCTCGGCTACTCCCGCGCCGTCCAGGTGGACAACACGCTCTACATTTCCGCCACGGCCGCCAGCGGCGAGGACGGCATTGTGGGCGAGGACTTCTACACGCAGACCCAGTACATCCTGCAGAAGCTCGGCGTGGTCCTGGCCGATGCCGGCTTCAGCTTCGAAGACGTGGTCCAGTCCAAGCTGTACCTGACGGACATCAGCAAATGGGAAGAGGCCGGCCGCGCCCACGGCGAAGTCTTCGGCGAGATCCGCCCCACGCTGGCCCTGGTGCACGTCCTGCCGTTCCTTGACCCGAAGATGCTCGTCGAAATCGAGCTCGTGGCCCAGAAGAGCGCCAGCTAG